A window from Thermodesulfobacteriota bacterium encodes these proteins:
- a CDS encoding (2Fe-2S)-binding protein — MKQTVHFVLNGDSVGIEVEPHRTLLEVLRDDLGLTGTKEGCGMGECGACTVLVNGKAVNSCLFPILEAEGTRIMTIEGLAEVDGKLHPLQKAFIENGAVQCGFCTPGMILSAKALLDEIPHPTEEEIRLAISGNLCRCTGYIQIIQAIQAASQKG; from the coding sequence ATGAAACAGACTGTCCATTTTGTATTGAACGGAGATTCCGTTGGGATTGAGGTGGAGCCCCACCGCACCCTTCTGGAGGTTCTCAGAGACGATCTGGGCCTGACCGGTACCAAGGAAGGATGCGGCATGGGAGAATGTGGGGCCTGCACGGTTTTGGTCAATGGAAAGGCGGTCAACTCCTGCCTCTTTCCGATCCTTGAGGCAGAGGGGACCAGGATCATGACCATCGAAGGGCTGGCGGAGGTAGATGGAAAACTCCATCCCCTTCAGAAGGCCTTCATAGAGAACGGGGCGGTTCAGTGTGGGTTCTGCACGCCAGGGATGATCCTATCGGCGAAGGCCCTCCTCGACGAAATCCCCCATCCCACTGAGGAGGAGATCCGCCTAGCCATATCGGGTAACCTCTGCCGGTGCACCGGATACATCCAGATCATCCAGGCAATCCAGGCGGCCAGTCAAAAAGGATAA
- a CDS encoding xanthine dehydrogenase family protein subunit M has product MNRFDYLKPRTLEEVFRLLDQYGDRARLIAGATDLLVMIRQKKLSPDVLISLRGIPGLDHVESNGEFKIGALVTHRRIEQSEEIRRYFPILSLASGQLGSVQVRNVGTLGGNLCTASPSAETAPALLVYEAQVHLVSEKGERCLPLETFFLGPGETALGKKEVLKEVLLPYPPTHSRGVYLKLGRRRSVDLAVVNVAVLLTLNPSTRICERARIALGAVAPTPIRAKKAEKVLEGNPLEDRLIERAAEEARQECHPITDIRGSAEYRKAMVGVLVEKAIRQSIEGS; this is encoded by the coding sequence ATGAACCGATTCGACTACCTCAAACCCCGAACCCTGGAGGAGGTCTTCCGGCTGCTCGATCAATACGGGGATCGGGCCAGATTGATCGCCGGGGCCACAGACCTCCTGGTGATGATCCGCCAGAAGAAACTCTCTCCCGATGTCCTCATCTCTTTAAGGGGGATCCCTGGACTCGATCATGTGGAGTCCAACGGAGAATTTAAAATAGGCGCCCTGGTCACCCACCGGAGGATCGAGCAGTCCGAGGAGATCCGAAGGTATTTCCCTATCCTCTCTTTGGCCTCGGGTCAGCTCGGCTCTGTTCAGGTCCGCAATGTCGGAACCCTCGGAGGAAATCTCTGCACCGCCTCGCCCTCTGCGGAGACGGCCCCTGCCTTGCTCGTCTATGAAGCTCAGGTTCATCTGGTCAGCGAAAAGGGGGAGAGATGCCTCCCCCTCGAAACCTTCTTCCTTGGCCCTGGCGAAACCGCACTGGGCAAAAAGGAGGTCCTCAAGGAGGTCCTTCTCCCCTACCCTCCAACCCATAGCAGGGGGGTCTATTTGAAACTGGGGCGGAGAAGGAGCGTCGATCTCGCCGTCGTCAATGTGGCGGTCCTATTGACGCTCAACCCCTCCACCCGAATCTGTGAACGGGCTCGCATCGCCCTCGGGGCGGTCGCCCCCACTCCCATCCGGGCGAAGAAGGCCGAAAAGGTCCTCGAGGGAAACCCTTTGGAGGATCGCCTCATCGAACGAGCAGCGGAAGAGGCGAGGCAGGAGTGCCATCCCATAACCGATATCCGGGGGTCGGCAGAGTACCGAAAAGCGATGGTCGGCGTCCTCGTCGAAAAAGCCATCCGCCAATCGATCGAAGGGTCATAA
- a CDS encoding TRAP transporter large permease: MVGLIGILVLLGLMILLQMPVGFAMALVGFLGLWYVTGIDSALSILGTETWSIFSSYGLTVIPLFILMGTICFYSGVNKNLYEAAYKWFGRTRGGVAMATIMACAGFSAICGSNNATAATMSTVALPEMEKYRYHKALSSGAIACGSTLGVVIPPSVVLIVYGIQTGQSIGKLFWGSTLPGLLLAFLFVLTVYLICLRHPEWGPGGPKVNLLDKIKATPGMAEMVILFGLVMGGLYSGAYTPTEAGAAGTFFALLIAWTIRRKLTWRGFLSALTDALRVTCMVIVIVWGAVIFGRFLTISRLPFQAVDFVSTLQVPPYMILTCILLIYAIAGMVMDALGFLLISIPIFFPMAVKLGYDPVWFGCILTVVTTLGAVTPPVGICAYVVSGMAPDIPLSTVFRGVFWFIPAYVVTMALMIFFPQIALFLPGLVK; the protein is encoded by the coding sequence ATGGTCGGTCTGATCGGCATCCTCGTCCTCCTCGGATTGATGATCCTCCTCCAGATGCCCGTGGGCTTTGCCATGGCGCTGGTCGGTTTTCTCGGCCTCTGGTATGTGACCGGGATCGATTCTGCCCTCTCCATCCTCGGGACGGAGACCTGGTCGATCTTCTCCTCCTATGGCCTGACCGTCATCCCCCTTTTCATCCTGATGGGCACGATCTGCTTCTATTCCGGGGTCAACAAGAACCTCTACGAGGCGGCCTACAAGTGGTTCGGCCGCACCCGGGGAGGGGTGGCGATGGCCACGATCATGGCCTGCGCAGGGTTCTCGGCCATCTGCGGTTCCAACAATGCGACGGCGGCCACCATGTCGACTGTGGCCCTGCCGGAGATGGAGAAGTATCGATATCATAAGGCCCTCTCTTCGGGAGCCATCGCCTGCGGCTCGACCCTTGGGGTCGTCATTCCTCCGAGCGTGGTGCTGATCGTTTACGGGATCCAGACCGGCCAGTCGATCGGAAAGCTCTTCTGGGGATCGACGCTCCCGGGCCTTCTCTTGGCGTTTCTCTTCGTGCTGACCGTCTACCTCATCTGTCTGAGACATCCGGAATGGGGACCTGGAGGGCCGAAGGTCAATCTCCTCGATAAGATCAAGGCCACGCCCGGAATGGCCGAGATGGTCATCCTCTTCGGTTTGGTGATGGGAGGACTCTATTCAGGCGCCTATACGCCGACCGAAGCCGGGGCAGCGGGAACCTTCTTCGCCCTGTTGATCGCATGGACCATCCGGAGGAAGCTGACCTGGAGGGGATTCCTCTCTGCCCTGACCGATGCCTTGAGGGTCACTTGCATGGTCATCGTCATCGTCTGGGGAGCGGTGATCTTCGGCCGATTCTTGACCATCAGCCGACTTCCCTTCCAGGCGGTCGATTTCGTTTCAACCCTTCAGGTTCCTCCCTACATGATCTTGACCTGCATCCTCCTCATTTATGCCATTGCGGGGATGGTGATGGATGCCCTCGGTTTCCTCCTGATCTCGATCCCGATCTTCTTCCCCATGGCGGTGAAGTTGGGATACGATCCCGTCTGGTTCGGCTGTATCCTGACGGTGGTCACCACGCTGGGGGCGGTCACCCCACCCGTGGGGATCTGCGCCTATGTGGTTTCGGGCATGGCCCCGGACATCCCCCTCTCGACGGTCTTCCGAGGCGTATTTTGGTTCATCCCTGCTTATGTCGTCACCATGGCCTTGATGATCTTCTTTCCTCAAATTGCCCTCTTTCTGCCGGGGTTGGTCAAGTAG
- a CDS encoding TRAP transporter small permease, whose protein sequence is MNRFREDLSRWFNLFGAIALILLTAIACLNMFMRIVGSPFKGAYELVGFFGALVVALPLGYAQINRAHIAVDILTRRYSRKTLRWVNAFNSLVCSVLFVLVAWQTGAYGTAIWKRGETSETLRIIYFPFVYVVGLCCLVLAFILLTDVFNALRSQKGDR, encoded by the coding sequence GTGAACAGATTCCGCGAAGATCTCAGCAGGTGGTTCAACCTGTTCGGTGCCATCGCCCTCATCCTTCTGACCGCGATCGCCTGCCTCAACATGTTCATGCGGATCGTGGGTTCCCCCTTCAAAGGGGCTTATGAGCTCGTCGGGTTCTTCGGAGCCCTTGTGGTCGCCCTGCCCCTCGGATACGCCCAGATCAACCGGGCCCACATTGCCGTGGACATCCTGACGCGGCGGTATTCCAGAAAAACCCTCCGATGGGTGAACGCTTTCAACTCCCTCGTCTGCTCTGTCCTCTTCGTCCTGGTGGCCTGGCAGACCGGGGCCTATGGGACCGCCATCTGGAAAAGGGGTGAGACCTCTGAAACCTTGAGAATCATCTATTTCCCTTTCGTCTATGTGGTGGGCCTCTGTTGCCTCGTCCTGGCTTTTATCCTCCTGACCGATGTGTTTAACGCCCTTCGGTCCCAAAAAGGAGATCGATAG
- a CDS encoding TRAP transporter substrate-binding protein, translated as MRRIFLWVLIAMLMAYVSGGGAGIAPAHAQIKLSYANFPPAPTFPCVQMERWKTEVEKRTAGKVKIDTYPGGTLLGAKNMFDGVAAGTADIGNTATSYFPGMFPVIEFVDLPVGWPNATVASAALWDLTEKYKPKELEKFKVLTMFTCPPANIMSMKPILSLEDLKGYPLRASGTGAKILELLGASAVGMPQSDVPEAIQKGVIKGNVSSLEVLKDFKYAEYCKHVTANLNLFVVSFAVVMNQKKWEALPPDVKKVMDDLRLDQAIWTGRYVDNHVKEAMKWSEQTHNVQVYRLSPKEISRWEAMLRPMIDKHLKDVEAKGLPAKAIYDDMMKLKEKYSKQFPD; from the coding sequence ATGAGAAGGATTTTTCTATGGGTCCTGATTGCCATGCTGATGGCCTATGTCTCGGGAGGAGGGGCAGGGATCGCGCCCGCCCATGCCCAGATCAAGCTCAGCTATGCTAACTTTCCACCCGCTCCGACCTTCCCCTGCGTCCAGATGGAGAGGTGGAAGACCGAGGTGGAGAAGAGGACGGCCGGAAAGGTAAAGATCGATACCTACCCGGGCGGCACCCTCTTGGGAGCCAAGAACATGTTCGACGGGGTGGCCGCTGGAACCGCGGATATCGGCAACACGGCGACCTCTTACTTTCCCGGGATGTTTCCCGTGATTGAATTCGTCGACCTTCCTGTCGGATGGCCCAACGCCACCGTGGCCAGCGCTGCCCTCTGGGATCTGACAGAGAAATATAAACCGAAAGAGCTGGAGAAATTCAAAGTCCTCACCATGTTCACATGCCCACCTGCCAACATCATGTCGATGAAGCCCATCCTCAGCCTGGAAGACCTGAAGGGCTATCCGCTGAGGGCCTCTGGGACGGGCGCCAAGATCCTCGAACTCCTCGGGGCCTCCGCCGTGGGCATGCCCCAATCCGACGTCCCTGAGGCGATCCAGAAGGGCGTGATCAAAGGCAACGTCTCCTCCCTCGAGGTCTTGAAGGATTTCAAATATGCCGAATATTGCAAACACGTCACGGCCAATCTCAACCTCTTCGTCGTCTCCTTCGCCGTGGTGATGAACCAGAAGAAATGGGAGGCCCTTCCGCCCGATGTGAAGAAGGTGATGGACGACCTCCGCCTGGATCAGGCGATCTGGACCGGCCGGTATGTGGATAACCACGTGAAGGAAGCGATGAAATGGTCCGAACAAACCCACAATGTTCAGGTGTACCGGCTGTCGCCCAAAGAGATTTCGAGATGGGAGGCGATGCTGCGGCCCATGATTGATAAACATCTCAAGGATGTGGAGGCCAAGGGCCTTCCCGCCAAGGCCATCTATGACGACATGATGAAACTGAAAGAGAAGTATAGCAAACAGTTCCCGGATTGA
- a CDS encoding phenylacetate--CoA ligase, which translates to MGKSFMPQIRTERELKKLQLEGLQWTVNHAYEHSEFYRKRFDEAGVKPRHIKSLKDISKLPFTTANDLQEGYPFPLRSVPFEKIVRIHASSGTTGKRKVLCYTQKDIQDWANMFARCYEMAGLTSKDRVQIAVGYGVWTAGVGFQIGCERFGALAIPVGPGNLDMQCQFLEDFQSTVLCATASMALLMGEEVAKRGLREKIGLKKVIMGSERSSDAMRQRMKELLGVDHVFDITGLTELYGPGTGIDCERHEGIHYWADYYLLELLHPETLQPVAPGETGEMVVTTLRKEAAPLIRYRTRDLTRLIPKRCSCGSILPLHDRLLGRSDDMFIFRAVNIYPGQIDHILSHTQGVGSEYQIHLERKEDGKDYMTIKVERGQGESPDRDPDLARTIEEEIKKQILVSGKVEVVDYGSLPRSERKSKRVFDHRDQ; encoded by the coding sequence ATGGGAAAGAGCTTCATGCCACAGATCAGGACCGAGAGGGAGCTAAAAAAACTCCAGCTGGAAGGGCTTCAATGGACGGTCAACCATGCCTATGAGCACTCCGAATTTTATCGGAAGCGTTTCGACGAGGCAGGAGTGAAGCCCCGGCATATCAAATCCCTAAAGGACATTTCAAAGCTCCCCTTCACGACCGCCAACGACCTCCAGGAAGGATACCCCTTCCCGTTGAGGTCCGTCCCGTTCGAAAAGATTGTGAGGATTCACGCCTCCTCCGGGACCACCGGCAAAAGGAAAGTCCTCTGTTATACCCAGAAAGATATCCAGGACTGGGCCAACATGTTTGCCAGGTGTTACGAAATGGCGGGCCTGACATCGAAAGATCGGGTCCAGATTGCGGTCGGCTATGGGGTATGGACTGCAGGGGTGGGATTCCAGATCGGGTGCGAGCGATTTGGCGCCTTGGCCATTCCCGTCGGGCCTGGCAATCTCGATATGCAGTGTCAGTTTCTCGAGGATTTTCAATCCACCGTCCTTTGTGCCACCGCTTCGATGGCCCTTCTCATGGGGGAGGAGGTGGCGAAGAGAGGCCTCAGGGAAAAGATCGGTCTGAAGAAGGTCATCATGGGGTCTGAACGCTCCAGCGATGCCATGCGACAGAGGATGAAGGAACTCCTCGGCGTGGACCATGTCTTCGACATCACCGGATTGACCGAGCTCTACGGTCCGGGCACCGGGATCGACTGCGAGCGCCACGAGGGGATCCACTACTGGGCCGATTACTACCTCCTGGAGTTGCTCCACCCAGAAACCCTCCAGCCTGTCGCCCCGGGCGAGACCGGCGAGATGGTCGTCACCACCCTACGTAAAGAGGCGGCTCCCCTCATCCGATACCGCACCCGGGATCTCACCCGGTTGATTCCAAAACGGTGCAGCTGCGGTTCCATCCTTCCCCTCCACGACCGACTCTTGGGGCGATCCGACGACATGTTCATCTTCAGGGCCGTCAACATCTATCCTGGACAAATCGACCATATCCTTTCCCACACCCAGGGGGTGGGGAGCGAATATCAGATCCATCTCGAACGGAAAGAGGACGGGAAGGATTACATGACCATCAAGGTCGAAAGGGGGCAAGGGGAAAGCCCAGATCGCGATCCCGATCTGGCGCGGACCATCGAGGAAGAGATCAAAAAACAGATCTTGGTCAGTGGAAAGGTGGAGGTGGTCGACTATGGATCCCTCCCCCGTTCCGAACGAAAGAGCAAACGGGTCTTTGACCATCGGGACCAATGA
- a CDS encoding hydantoinase B/oxoprolinase family protein, translating into MGQTFDPITLEILWRRLISIVDEADSAVARTAFSSLLRDAHDYTCMFTDPKGRELAQGTFATPGQSGAMALGIKGLVKKYPPEYYKPGDIFITNDPWALAGHLNDVCVMSPVFYKDRLVAFTACVFHHSDIGGRVSSDNHDVFEEGLFIPFVKLYEGGVLNSSVLEMIRWNVRTPEEVIGDIRSQIAANHVCSEKICQMLRENDLDSLDDLADQIISRTEKSMREEIAKIPDGLYRAEGRIEQMKGEQDVVIRAAVEVRGSDILVDLNGSSPQVNWGGNVVYNFTYAYVFMAIKSMFGPDIPNNDGCASPITLVAPEGTVVNCKFPAAVAARLVIGHFLTEIIYRALAEVAPDRVIAASGGTPAQMNVFYGKRKDGRPWHSVIIRGGGMGASAIADGNYVFIFPANGANTPIEIIESDTPLIVERRELLTDSGGPGKMKGGLGQREVFIIPEDEHGPQPPVNLGIQAGRHVYPPLGLFGGKPGSKAQFLINGVPGNPYGLTQLHLGDVVTIDSAGGGGFGSPLERDPEAVARDVLEGYVSPEKAREDYGVVLDPDSLRVDEEKTQKLRESLKKEGGLKPF; encoded by the coding sequence ATGGGACAGACCTTCGACCCCATCACCCTCGAGATCCTCTGGAGGAGACTGATCTCCATCGTGGACGAAGCCGACAGCGCCGTTGCCCGCACCGCCTTCTCCAGCCTCCTCAGGGATGCCCACGATTATACCTGCATGTTCACCGACCCGAAGGGTCGGGAGCTGGCCCAGGGGACCTTTGCCACCCCTGGACAGTCCGGCGCCATGGCCTTGGGCATCAAGGGCCTCGTTAAAAAGTATCCTCCCGAATACTATAAACCCGGGGACATCTTCATCACCAACGACCCCTGGGCCCTGGCAGGCCACTTGAACGACGTCTGTGTCATGAGCCCGGTCTTTTACAAAGATCGACTGGTCGCCTTCACCGCCTGTGTCTTCCACCATTCCGACATCGGGGGAAGGGTCTCCTCGGACAATCATGACGTCTTCGAGGAGGGCCTCTTCATCCCCTTCGTGAAACTCTATGAGGGAGGCGTCCTCAACTCCTCTGTGCTCGAAATGATCCGATGGAACGTCCGGACGCCGGAGGAGGTGATCGGCGACATCCGTTCTCAGATTGCGGCCAACCATGTCTGTTCGGAGAAGATTTGCCAGATGCTCAGGGAGAATGATCTGGACAGTCTCGACGACCTCGCCGACCAGATCATCAGCCGCACCGAAAAGAGCATGAGAGAGGAGATTGCGAAGATCCCGGACGGCCTCTATCGGGCCGAAGGGAGGATCGAGCAGATGAAGGGCGAGCAAGATGTGGTGATCCGGGCTGCCGTGGAGGTCAGGGGGAGTGACATCCTCGTGGACCTGAACGGATCTTCCCCTCAGGTGAACTGGGGTGGAAATGTCGTCTACAACTTCACCTATGCTTATGTCTTCATGGCCATTAAGAGCATGTTCGGCCCGGACATCCCCAACAACGATGGCTGTGCCAGCCCGATCACCCTGGTCGCCCCGGAAGGGACGGTGGTCAACTGCAAATTCCCAGCGGCCGTGGCCGCCCGCCTCGTCATCGGCCACTTTCTTACCGAGATCATCTATCGGGCCCTTGCGGAGGTCGCCCCTGACCGGGTCATTGCGGCCAGCGGAGGAACCCCGGCCCAGATGAACGTCTTTTACGGGAAGAGGAAGGATGGCAGGCCTTGGCATTCGGTGATCATCCGGGGAGGTGGAATGGGCGCCAGCGCCATTGCCGATGGAAATTATGTCTTCATCTTTCCTGCCAACGGGGCCAACACACCGATCGAGATCATCGAGAGCGACACCCCCCTCATCGTTGAACGACGGGAGCTTTTGACCGATTCCGGTGGGCCAGGAAAGATGAAAGGGGGGCTCGGCCAACGGGAAGTCTTTATAATACCGGAGGATGAGCATGGGCCTCAACCCCCGGTCAACCTCGGAATCCAGGCAGGGAGACACGTCTATCCTCCCTTGGGCCTCTTCGGAGGGAAACCGGGATCCAAAGCCCAGTTTCTGATCAATGGCGTCCCAGGGAATCCTTACGGCCTAACCCAGCTCCATCTGGGGGATGTGGTCACCATTGATTCGGCTGGCGGCGGAGGATTTGGGTCTCCCCTGGAACGCGATCCTGAGGCCGTGGCCAGGGACGTCCTCGAAGGATATGTAAGTCCAGAAAAGGCAAGGGAGGACTACGGTGTCGTCCTCGACCCTGACTCCCTGAGGGTCGATGAAGAGAAGACCCAAAAATTGAGAGAGAGTTTGAAAAAGGAAGGCGGTTTAAAACCCTTCTGA
- a CDS encoding hydantoinase/oxoprolinase family protein, producing MSDQIYRLGCDIGGTFTDFVLLNDQTGEVRTYKCLTTPKDPSDAVEEGIRGLEKDLPRFVERLDEVIHGTTLVINAIIERKGAKTALITTKGFRDVLEIGRGLRYAPYDIFAEFPKPLIPRHLRFEVDERIRSDGSVLKPLDPQEAREVVRKILKLKVESIAVCLINSFENPVHEKMLEEIILEEAPEVSVSISFKVLPQIKEFERTSTTVTNAYVKPLTGRYLSKLSGRLEGLGFRGKLFIMLSSGGVTSVETASEFPVRIIESGPTAAVIAGQYYGKLFHIQEMFCFDMGGTTAKSCLIQKGEAGIVPTFEVGRVQRFMKGSGLTIQVPVVDLMEIGAGGGSIARVSRMGTLQVGPESSGADPGPICYGLGGTEPCVTDADLLLGYLDENYFLGGKMRLDKEAARIGVEEKVARPLGVPYIQAVWGIHDLINETMAAAAKTHIAEKGGNPGLVTIVAFGGAGPVHAYGLAKKLGAPRLIVPPNAGVGSALGFFTAPRAYDVLRSHKVALGAADFKEIEGIFRQLEEEAMRVLQKQASKSEIRCERSLDMRFVGQGSETPVPIPNEPFTNMTKEEIRRRFDEVYEKLYGRTYPDSEVEFINFKVRASLPERLIQFQRLNPEGKSLEKATKGSRLAYSQLARTFIPFTVYDRYQLFPKATFRGPAIIEEKESTVVVGEDATVRVDEFGFLWIDLRSGSGG from the coding sequence ATGTCGGACCAAATTTACCGGTTGGGCTGCGATATCGGGGGGACCTTCACAGACTTCGTTCTTCTGAACGACCAGACCGGCGAGGTCAGGACCTACAAATGCCTCACCACCCCTAAGGACCCCTCCGACGCCGTGGAGGAGGGAATCCGGGGCCTTGAGAAAGACCTTCCCCGCTTCGTGGAAAGGCTCGACGAGGTCATCCACGGCACGACCCTGGTCATCAATGCAATCATCGAGAGAAAAGGGGCCAAGACGGCCTTGATCACCACCAAAGGGTTCCGCGACGTCCTCGAAATCGGGAGGGGATTACGATATGCCCCCTACGATATCTTTGCCGAGTTTCCCAAGCCCCTCATCCCCCGCCACCTTCGCTTCGAAGTCGATGAGAGGATCCGCAGCGATGGCAGCGTGTTGAAGCCCTTGGATCCGCAGGAGGCCAGGGAGGTCGTTCGGAAGATTCTGAAGTTAAAGGTCGAGTCGATCGCGGTCTGTCTGATCAACTCCTTTGAAAATCCCGTCCACGAAAAGATGCTCGAGGAGATCATCCTGGAGGAAGCGCCGGAGGTCTCGGTCTCCATCTCCTTCAAGGTCCTCCCCCAGATCAAGGAGTTCGAGAGGACGAGCACCACGGTGACCAATGCCTACGTCAAGCCCCTCACTGGAAGATACCTCTCCAAGCTCTCGGGAAGGCTGGAGGGTCTCGGATTCCGAGGCAAACTCTTCATCATGCTCTCCAGCGGAGGGGTCACCTCCGTCGAAACGGCCTCGGAATTCCCCGTGCGGATCATCGAGTCCGGCCCGACCGCGGCGGTCATCGCTGGACAATATTACGGAAAGCTGTTCCATATCCAAGAGATGTTCTGCTTCGACATGGGCGGGACCACGGCAAAATCCTGCCTCATCCAGAAGGGAGAAGCGGGCATCGTCCCCACCTTCGAAGTGGGTCGGGTCCAGAGGTTCATGAAGGGAAGCGGCCTCACCATCCAGGTGCCTGTGGTCGATCTCATGGAGATCGGGGCCGGAGGGGGAAGCATCGCGAGGGTGAGCCGGATGGGAACGCTCCAGGTGGGTCCGGAAAGCTCAGGGGCCGATCCTGGGCCGATCTGCTATGGCCTCGGGGGCACGGAACCCTGTGTCACGGATGCCGACCTTCTCTTGGGATACCTTGACGAGAATTACTTCCTCGGAGGCAAGATGAGACTCGACAAGGAGGCGGCCCGCATCGGGGTCGAGGAGAAGGTCGCCCGGCCCCTCGGGGTCCCGTACATCCAAGCGGTATGGGGCATCCACGACCTCATCAATGAGACGATGGCGGCCGCGGCAAAGACCCATATCGCCGAAAAGGGAGGGAACCCAGGTCTGGTCACCATCGTAGCCTTTGGCGGAGCCGGGCCGGTCCATGCCTATGGCCTCGCCAAAAAGTTGGGGGCCCCCCGCCTCATCGTTCCGCCCAATGCCGGGGTGGGATCGGCCCTCGGGTTTTTCACTGCCCCCAGGGCCTATGATGTGCTGAGAAGTCATAAGGTGGCCTTAGGGGCCGCCGATTTCAAGGAGATTGAGGGGATCTTCCGACAGCTCGAAGAGGAGGCCATGAGGGTCCTTCAGAAGCAGGCCTCCAAATCGGAGATCCGATGTGAACGCTCTCTCGACATGCGTTTTGTGGGCCAGGGTTCTGAGACCCCTGTCCCGATTCCAAACGAACCCTTCACGAACATGACCAAAGAAGAGATCCGGCGCCGGTTCGACGAGGTCTACGAGAAACTTTACGGAAGGACCTACCCCGATTCGGAGGTGGAGTTCATCAACTTCAAGGTGAGGGCGAGCCTCCCCGAGCGACTGATTCAATTCCAGAGGCTTAACCCGGAAGGAAAATCCCTTGAAAAGGCGACGAAGGGCAGTCGCCTGGCTTACTCCCAGCTGGCCAGGACGTTCATCCCCTTTACGGTCTACGATCGCTACCAGCTCTTTCCGAAGGCCACCTTCCGCGGGCCAGCCATCATCGAGGAGAAGGAATCCACCGTGGTCGTCGGAGAAGACGCCACCGTGAGGGTGGACGAGTTCGGTTTTTTATGGATTGATCTAAGGAGTGGATCGGGCGGATGA